Proteins encoded within one genomic window of Streptomyces taklimakanensis:
- a CDS encoding BTAD domain-containing putative transcriptional regulator — translation MTDQNKPVVLRGTKQRATLGFLLLQANRVVPVSQLLNALWGIDEAPTTARKILQNAVYGIRGFLSPRSASSLPDTYAQTRPALLTQPAGYMMRVAPEHVDVHRFHRQVAQGREQRTQGAPEQAAALLREALALWRGPALADLVEAGIDWPELAALEKTRLNVMEDYFDAQLACGRHYEIMPELETMVQAEPLRERSCGQLMLALYRCGRQADALNAYTRVRAELVENLGLEPARELQDLQQAILTQDLSLSPGRGSPLLEPGGEAETRESVHGSVITTAPATPPRPAPARTPAPRPTDPTRRSVGILSVRTRLAPSMGSGARENLDDLLDGTSLMVREQIERFGGKVTASIGSVSLALFGLDNPAEEDLSRAVLAALAIREMLDIGAEPARLAVNAAVTTGDVLLRYGDPGDAPTVVGTALDECHALLSAVPTGEVWVHEKVCRATAGTIAYRKLEEAPHLWQVTGRRRPTADRSDGQDAGQTWELDVLCGLVRRTWHRSVPHLVTVLGEAGSGKSRLLDDFRRWTAHQPDAVLFLTGRTPSAPDDDSLRAQAEMLSAYCGVRPGEDGTAALVRKVRPLFRSERDAESMVSRLAPLVGGAPESADGVTDDDRLTDTLHAWHTFFQKVARRRPVVLALEDLHWASDRVLEAIEEFANSTRLCRLFVVAVAGPELLLRRPSWAGGRQHATTVTLDHPERVTTEHLVELLRSAASN, via the coding sequence GTGACTGATCAGAACAAACCGGTGGTGCTCCGCGGCACCAAGCAACGGGCCACCCTCGGGTTCCTGTTGCTGCAGGCCAACCGGGTGGTGCCCGTCAGTCAGTTACTGAACGCACTGTGGGGCATCGACGAGGCGCCCACGACGGCACGCAAGATCCTGCAGAACGCGGTGTACGGCATTCGCGGGTTCCTGTCCCCCCGGTCCGCCTCCTCGCTGCCCGACACCTACGCCCAGACCCGCCCGGCCCTGCTCACCCAGCCCGCCGGCTACATGATGCGTGTGGCACCCGAGCACGTGGACGTGCACCGCTTCCACCGGCAGGTGGCCCAGGGGCGGGAACAGCGGACGCAGGGGGCGCCGGAACAGGCGGCGGCGCTGCTGCGCGAGGCGCTCGCCCTGTGGCGCGGGCCCGCCCTCGCCGACCTGGTGGAGGCCGGCATCGACTGGCCGGAACTGGCCGCGCTGGAGAAGACGCGGCTCAACGTCATGGAGGACTACTTCGACGCCCAGCTGGCCTGCGGACGCCACTACGAGATCATGCCCGAGCTGGAGACCATGGTGCAGGCCGAACCGCTGCGGGAGAGGTCCTGCGGTCAGCTGATGCTCGCCCTGTACCGGTGCGGGCGGCAGGCCGACGCCCTCAACGCCTACACCCGGGTGCGGGCCGAACTCGTCGAGAACCTGGGGCTGGAGCCGGCCCGCGAACTGCAGGACCTCCAGCAGGCGATCCTCACCCAGGACCTGTCGCTCTCCCCCGGCCGGGGCAGCCCGCTGCTCGAACCCGGCGGCGAGGCGGAGACCCGTGAGAGCGTCCACGGGAGCGTGATCACCACCGCGCCCGCCACACCGCCCCGCCCGGCGCCCGCCCGCACTCCGGCACCGCGTCCCACCGACCCCACCCGCCGCAGCGTCGGCATCCTGTCCGTGCGCACCCGGCTGGCGCCTTCGATGGGCAGCGGCGCCCGGGAGAACCTCGACGACCTCCTGGACGGCACCAGCCTGATGGTACGGGAGCAGATCGAGCGGTTCGGCGGCAAGGTGACGGCGTCCATCGGGTCGGTGTCGCTGGCGCTGTTCGGCCTCGACAATCCGGCGGAGGAGGACCTGAGCCGGGCCGTGCTCGCCGCGCTCGCCATCCGCGAGATGCTCGACATCGGTGCGGAACCCGCCCGGCTGGCGGTGAACGCCGCCGTGACGACGGGCGACGTGCTGCTGCGCTACGGTGACCCCGGCGACGCGCCGACGGTCGTCGGCACCGCCCTGGACGAGTGCCACGCGTTGCTCTCCGCCGTGCCCACCGGCGAGGTCTGGGTCCACGAGAAGGTGTGCCGCGCCACCGCCGGCACCATCGCCTACCGCAAGCTGGAGGAGGCGCCCCACCTGTGGCAGGTGACGGGGCGCCGGCGGCCCACCGCCGACCGGTCGGATGGCCAGGACGCGGGACAGACCTGGGAACTTGACGTGCTGTGCGGTCTGGTGCGGCGGACCTGGCACCGGTCGGTGCCGCACCTGGTCACCGTTCTCGGCGAGGCGGGCAGCGGCAAGAGCCGGCTGCTGGACGACTTCCGCAGATGGACCGCGCACCAGCCGGACGCGGTGCTGTTCCTGACCGGGCGCACGCCGTCGGCACCCGACGACGACTCGCTGCGGGCGCAGGCGGAGATGCTGTCCGCCTACTGCGGCGTCCGCCCCGGCGAGGACGGCACGGCCGCCCTGGTGCGCAAGGTGCGACCCCTGTTCCGGTCGGAGCGGGACGCGGAGTCGATGGTGTCCCGGCTCGCGCCGCTGGTCGGCGGGGCGCCGGAATCGGCCGACGGTGTCACCGACGACGACCGGCTCACCGACACCCTGCACGCCTGGCACACCTTCTTCCAGAAGGTGGCGCGCCGCAGACCGGTCGTCCTGGCCCTGGAGGACCTGCACTGGGCCTCGGACCGGGTACTGGAGGCCATCGAGGAGTTCGCCAACTCCACCCGCCTGTGCCGGCTGTTCGTGGTCGCCGTCGCGGGTCCGGAACTGCTGCTGCGCCGGCCGTCGTGGGCCGGTGGGCGGCAGCACGCGACCACGGTGACCCTGGACCACCCCGAACGCGTCACCACCGAACACCTGGTGGAGTTACTGCGGTCCGCCGCCAGTAACTAG
- a CDS encoding BTAD domain-containing putative transcriptional regulator — translation MKFRLSGPFEVVTDDGRVHAPRAPKVSRLLAVLALQPRTPVAVGTLVRELWGDDPPAGAPRTLQTHVYHARRMLADLPCPPGRPLLVTDSPGYRLDVDDADVDARVFELLVRRAQGERDAQLLDAASHHVTQALNLWRGPLLSNLPVGAVLAGRTVCLEELRIRALELRVEIGAARGRSRHMLPDLRALVEEYPLHEWFHGQLIQALHQVGRRAEALRAYRNLYAVLRSELGLEPSAELRRLHAEILGQAPATEQRRTAREAA, via the coding sequence GTGAAGTTCAGGCTCAGCGGACCTTTCGAAGTCGTCACCGACGACGGAAGGGTACACGCGCCCAGAGCCCCCAAGGTCTCCCGGCTCCTGGCCGTCCTCGCGCTCCAGCCGCGCACCCCGGTCGCCGTCGGCACCCTCGTTCGCGAGCTGTGGGGCGACGACCCCCCGGCCGGTGCCCCCCGGACCCTGCAGACCCACGTGTACCACGCGCGCAGGATGCTGGCCGACCTGCCCTGCCCGCCCGGCCGCCCGCTGCTGGTGACCGACAGTCCGGGCTACCGGCTCGACGTGGACGACGCCGACGTCGACGCCCGCGTCTTCGAACTCCTCGTCCGCCGCGCGCAGGGCGAGCGGGACGCCCAACTCCTCGACGCCGCCTCCCACCATGTCACCCAGGCCCTGAACCTGTGGCGCGGGCCGCTGCTGAGCAACCTGCCGGTCGGCGCGGTCCTCGCGGGCCGCACCGTCTGCCTGGAGGAACTGCGTATCCGTGCCCTGGAGCTACGCGTGGAGATCGGCGCGGCGCGGGGCCGGTCCCGGCACATGCTGCCCGACCTGCGCGCCCTGGTCGAGGAGTACCCGCTGCACGAATGGTTCCACGGCCAGCTCATCCAGGCGCTGCACCAGGTGGGCCGCCGAGCCGAGGCCCTGCGGGCCTACCGCAACCTGTACGCCGTCCTCCGCTCCGAGCTGGGCCTGGAACCCTCCGCCGAGCTGAGACGGCTGCACGCGGAGATCCTCGGCCAAGCCCCTGCCACCGAGCAGCGCCGGACGGCCCGCGAGGCCGCCTGA
- a CDS encoding transposase — translation MWHAEAHARTARGPYVPTSLINEAGDDLFASLVRSGYRPKAERYVRSLLDAPGPKTLRAVGAQWGGAAAAQRVHHFITASPWDWRPVRRALARYTLRTLSPQALVVAPAVLGRSARLQGPGPQALGAWLTSAVGTVPVDWYLMPLRRFGGTAGGCLSGRAPTATGDPHLLDAVTDAIGLLPPWDGPVVVDADVLDAPALAHRLGRHGHRFLIRTAPGTALWAHRSLLPRHDAPARTAAEIADALSGLRRPVDPRGAPVTAVAVPVVTGPPSPGLLLLGEWESARRPRALWLTNIRSLSLPALVRLARLRGRVRQETADLTEPLGLRDYAGRSYCGCHRHLTLVSAAQLLAVVHRSAESPPRPRPA, via the coding sequence ATGTGGCATGCAGAAGCGCATGCGCGTACGGCACGAGGACCGTACGTACCGACATCACTGATCAACGAAGCGGGCGATGACCTGTTCGCCTCCCTGGTGCGCAGCGGGTACCGGCCCAAGGCCGAGCGTTATGTGCGATCCCTGCTGGACGCGCCGGGACCGAAGACCCTACGGGCCGTAGGCGCCCAGTGGGGCGGCGCTGCGGCCGCCCAGCGGGTGCACCACTTCATCACCGCGTCCCCGTGGGACTGGCGACCGGTACGGCGGGCCCTCGCCCGGTACACACTGCGGACGCTGTCGCCGCAGGCTCTGGTGGTCGCCCCCGCCGTCCTCGGGCGCTCGGCCCGCCTGCAGGGACCGGGTCCGCAGGCGCTGGGGGCCTGGCTGACGTCGGCTGTGGGAACCGTCCCCGTGGACTGGTACCTGATGCCGTTGCGACGGTTCGGCGGCACGGCCGGCGGATGTCTGTCCGGCCGCGCCCCGACGGCCACCGGCGACCCGCACCTCCTGGATGCGGTGACCGACGCCATCGGCCTGCTGCCGCCCTGGGACGGCCCCGTCGTTGTCGACGCCGATGTGCTCGACGCTCCCGCCCTCGCCCACCGGCTCGGACGGCACGGGCATCGTTTCCTCATCCGGACCGCCCCCGGCACCGCGCTGTGGGCCCACCGGAGCCTGCTCCCACGGCACGACGCCCCGGCGCGCACGGCCGCCGAAATCGCCGATGCGCTGAGCGGGCTGCGGCGCCCCGTCGACCCGCGCGGCGCGCCCGTGACAGCGGTGGCCGTCCCGGTCGTCACCGGCCCTCCCTCCCCCGGGCTGCTGCTGCTCGGGGAGTGGGAGAGCGCGCGGCGCCCCCGCGCGCTGTGGCTGACCAACATCCGCTCCCTGTCCCTGCCGGCGCTGGTCCGCCTCGCCCGACTGCGGGGCCGCGTCCGGCAGGAAACGGCCGACCTCACCGAACCACTCGGCCTGCGCGACTACGCCGGGCGGTCCTACTGCGGCTGCCACCGCCACCTCACCCTCGTCTCCGCAGCCCAGCTCCTGGCCGTCGTGCACAGGTCGGCCGAGAGCCCACCGCGTCCCCGCCCCGCGTGA
- a CDS encoding thioesterase II family protein: MAPGDTGSRARLVCFPHAGGSASAFVPFARLLAPVCEVLSVQYPGRQDRRLQEPVPDVGRLADALAEEVVRHVPEPYAFFGHSMGSVVAYETARRLQAGSAPAPVRLFLSGRGAPAAEPSPHDRLRTDDELLAAAARLGGTAPDLLDDSEVRDMVLPALRADYRALADYRWVPGPRLDVPFTVLVGDSDPVVTVAEAAAWEDFTASGTEFRVFTGGHFYLNDHIDAVGRTVTAALAAPGRQPAHAGSPSAGTGAWTGSSAAPGDVPSGQGGPWQ, encoded by the coding sequence TTGGCACCCGGCGACACAGGCTCACGGGCACGGCTGGTCTGCTTCCCGCACGCCGGTGGCTCGGCCAGCGCCTTCGTGCCGTTCGCCCGGCTCCTGGCGCCCGTGTGCGAGGTGCTGAGCGTGCAGTATCCGGGGCGGCAGGACCGGCGGCTGCAGGAGCCTGTGCCGGACGTCGGACGGCTCGCCGACGCCCTCGCCGAGGAGGTGGTCCGGCACGTCCCGGAGCCGTACGCCTTCTTCGGGCACAGCATGGGCTCCGTCGTCGCCTACGAGACGGCCCGCCGCCTGCAGGCGGGCAGCGCCCCCGCCCCGGTGCGGTTGTTCCTGTCCGGGCGGGGCGCGCCCGCCGCCGAGCCCAGCCCGCACGACAGGCTTCGCACGGACGACGAACTGCTGGCGGCCGCGGCCCGGTTGGGCGGCACCGCACCCGATCTGCTGGACGATTCGGAGGTGCGGGACATGGTCTTGCCGGCGTTGCGGGCCGACTACCGCGCCCTCGCCGACTACCGCTGGGTCCCCGGGCCCCGCCTGGACGTTCCGTTCACCGTGCTGGTCGGGGACAGCGACCCTGTGGTGACCGTCGCCGAGGCCGCCGCCTGGGAGGACTTCACCGCCTCGGGCACCGAGTTCCGGGTCTTCACCGGCGGGCACTTCTACCTGAACGACCACATCGACGCCGTCGGCCGGACCGTCACCGCCGCGCTCGCCGCACCGGGCCGGCAGCCGGCGCACGCCGGGTCCCCGAGCGCGGGTACTGGGGCGTGGACCGGATCATCCGCCGCCCCGGGTGACGTGCCGTCGGGGCAGGGTGGCCCGTGGCAGTGA
- a CDS encoding helix-turn-helix domain-containing protein, whose protein sequence is MTDDYLMRIGKLIRDARQHRGWTQAQLAEALATSQSAVNRIERGNQNISLEMIARIGEALDSEIVSLGYSGPMHLRVVGGRRLSGAIDVKTSKNACVALLCASLLNSGRTVLRRVARIEEVYRILEVLNSIGVRTRWINDGADLEIVPPAELDLDGIDAEAARRTRSIIMFLGPLLHRMDHFRIPYAGGCDLGTRTVQPHMSALRHFGLEVTATEGTYHSVVNRSVRPTRPIVLTERGDTVTENALLAAARHDGTTVIRNASSNYMVQDLCFFLEQLGVRVEGVGTTTLTVHGVAHIDRDVDYSPSEDPVEAMSLLAAAVVTESELTIRRVPIEFLEIELAVLEGMGLDHDRGAEYHADNGRTRLVDLTVRPSKLEAPIDKIHPMPFPGINIDNVPFFAAIAASAQGKTLIHDWVYDNRAIYLTDLNRLGGHLQLLDPHRVLVEGPTRWRAAEMMCPPALRPAVVVLLAMMAAEGTSVLRNVYVINRGYEDLAERLNSVGAQIEIFRDI, encoded by the coding sequence ATGACCGACGACTACCTCATGCGTATCGGCAAGCTCATCCGTGACGCCCGTCAGCACCGCGGCTGGACCCAGGCCCAACTGGCGGAAGCACTGGCCACCAGCCAGAGCGCGGTCAACCGCATCGAGCGCGGCAACCAGAACATCAGTCTTGAGATGATCGCCCGTATCGGTGAAGCTCTGGACAGTGAGATCGTCTCACTGGGCTACTCCGGTCCGATGCACCTGCGCGTCGTCGGCGGCCGCCGCCTGTCGGGCGCCATCGACGTCAAGACGAGCAAGAACGCCTGCGTCGCCCTGCTGTGCGCCTCCCTGCTGAACTCCGGACGCACCGTGCTGCGCAGGGTGGCCCGCATCGAGGAGGTCTACCGGATCCTGGAGGTGCTGAACTCCATCGGGGTGCGCACCCGCTGGATCAACGACGGCGCCGATCTGGAGATCGTCCCGCCGGCCGAACTCGACCTGGACGGCATCGACGCCGAGGCCGCCCGCCGCACCCGCAGCATCATCATGTTCCTCGGCCCGCTACTGCACCGGATGGACCACTTCCGCATCCCCTACGCGGGCGGCTGCGACCTGGGCACCCGCACCGTGCAACCGCACATGAGCGCCCTGCGCCACTTCGGCCTGGAGGTCACCGCCACCGAGGGCACGTACCACTCGGTGGTGAACCGTTCCGTCCGCCCCACCCGCCCCATCGTGCTGACCGAGCGGGGGGACACCGTCACCGAGAACGCCCTGCTGGCCGCCGCCCGGCACGACGGCACCACCGTCATCCGCAACGCCTCCTCCAACTACATGGTCCAGGACCTGTGCTTCTTCCTGGAGCAGTTGGGCGTGCGGGTGGAGGGAGTGGGCACCACCACGCTGACCGTGCACGGCGTGGCCCACATCGACCGGGACGTGGACTACTCCCCCTCCGAGGACCCGGTGGAGGCCATGAGCCTGCTGGCCGCCGCCGTGGTCACCGAGTCGGAGCTGACGATCCGCCGGGTGCCGATCGAGTTCCTGGAGATCGAGCTGGCGGTGTTGGAGGGGATGGGCCTGGACCACGACCGCGGCGCCGAGTACCACGCCGACAACGGCCGCACCCGGCTGGTCGACCTCACCGTGCGCCCCTCCAAGCTGGAGGCGCCGATCGACAAGATCCACCCGATGCCGTTCCCCGGCATCAACATCGACAACGTACCGTTCTTCGCGGCCATCGCCGCCAGCGCCCAGGGCAAGACCCTCATCCACGACTGGGTCTACGACAACCGCGCCATCTACCTGACCGACCTCAACCGGCTCGGCGGGCACCTTCAACTCCTGGACCCCCACCGCGTCCTGGTCGAGGGGCCCACCCGCTGGCGCGCCGCCGAGATGATGTGCCCGCCGGCGCTGCGCCCGGCCGTCGTGGTGCTGCTGGCGATGATGGCGGCCGAGGGCACCTCGGTGCTGCGCAACGTCTACGTCATCAACCGCGGATACGAGGACCTGGCCGAGCGGCTGAACTCGGTGGGCGCGCAGATCGAGATCTTCCGCGACATCTGA
- a CDS encoding aconitate hydratase AcnA produces the protein MSANSFDARSTLQVGDESYEIFRLDKVEGSARLPYSLKVLLENLLRTEDGANITADHIRALGGWDSQAQPSREIQFTPGRVIMQDFTGVPCVVDLATMREAVKELGGDPSKINPLAPAELVIDHSVIADKFGTPNSFQQNVDLEYGRNRERYQFLRWGQTAFDEFKVVPPGTGIVHQVNIEHLARVVMVRDGRAYPDTLVGTDSHTTMVNGLGVLGWGVGGIEAEAAMLGQPVSMLIPRVVGFKLTGELPTGTTATDLVLTITEMLREHGVVGKFVEFYGEGVAATSLANRATIGNMSPEFGSTAAIFPVDDETLRYLRLTGRSEQQVALVEAYAKEQGLWLDPAAEPDFSEKLELDLSTVVPSIAGPKRPQDRIVLAEAAEQFKKDVRNYVSAGVTGGEARKPGVPAQEQPKGVASPVDEASAESFPASDAPAYGHQENGSGAPHHTDGPAEDVPSNPVTVTAPDGTTYELDHGAVTVAAITSCTNTSNPSVMVAAALVAKKAVERGLTRKPWVKTTLAPGSKVVMDYYDRAGLTPYLDKMGFNLVGYGCTTCIGNSGPLPDEVSRAVNEGDLAVTSVLSGNRNFEGRINPDVKMNYLASPPLVVAYAIAGSMKVDITREPLGTDKEGNPVFLKDIWPSEQEVDDVVASAIGEDMFSTSYQDVFAGDAQWQALPVPTGDTFEWDPESTYVRKPPYFEGMGMDPEPVQDISGARVLAKLGDSVTTDHISPAGAIKADTPAGRYLTEHGVARRDFNSYGSRRGNHEVMIRGTFANIRLRNQIAPGTEGGYTRDFTVEGGPVSFIYDASQNYQAAGIPLVVLAGKEYGSGSSRDWAAKGTALLGVKAVIAESYERIHRSNLIGMGVLPLQFPEGQSAESLGLTGEEAFSISGITALNEGDIPRTVKVTTDTGVEFDATVRIDTPGEADYYRNGGIMQYVLRSLIRK, from the coding sequence GTGTCGGCGAACAGCTTCGACGCCCGCAGCACGCTGCAGGTGGGCGACGAGTCGTACGAGATCTTCCGGCTGGACAAGGTGGAGGGCTCCGCTCGCCTCCCGTACAGCCTGAAGGTCCTCCTGGAGAACCTCCTCCGCACCGAGGACGGCGCGAACATCACCGCCGACCACATCCGGGCCCTGGGCGGCTGGGACTCCCAGGCGCAGCCCAGCCGGGAGATCCAGTTCACGCCGGGCCGCGTGATCATGCAGGACTTCACCGGCGTCCCCTGCGTCGTCGACCTGGCCACCATGCGCGAGGCCGTCAAGGAGCTGGGCGGCGACCCCTCCAAGATCAACCCGCTGGCCCCGGCCGAGCTGGTCATCGACCACTCCGTGATCGCCGACAAGTTCGGCACCCCGAACTCCTTCCAGCAGAACGTGGACCTGGAGTACGGTCGCAACCGCGAGCGCTACCAGTTCCTGCGCTGGGGGCAGACCGCCTTCGACGAGTTCAAGGTCGTCCCGCCCGGCACCGGCATCGTCCACCAGGTGAACATCGAGCACCTGGCCCGCGTGGTCATGGTCCGCGACGGCAGGGCGTACCCCGACACCCTGGTGGGCACCGACTCGCACACCACCATGGTCAACGGTCTGGGCGTGCTCGGCTGGGGCGTCGGCGGCATCGAGGCCGAGGCCGCCATGCTCGGCCAGCCGGTCTCCATGCTCATCCCGCGCGTCGTCGGCTTCAAGCTGACCGGCGAGCTGCCCACCGGCACCACCGCCACCGACCTGGTGCTCACCATCACCGAGATGCTCCGCGAGCACGGTGTGGTGGGCAAGTTCGTCGAGTTCTACGGCGAGGGCGTGGCCGCCACCTCGCTCGCCAACCGCGCCACCATCGGCAACATGTCGCCGGAGTTCGGCTCCACCGCCGCGATCTTCCCGGTGGACGACGAGACCCTGAGGTACCTGCGCCTGACCGGCCGCTCCGAGCAGCAGGTCGCCCTCGTCGAGGCGTACGCCAAGGAGCAGGGCCTGTGGCTGGACCCGGCCGCCGAGCCGGACTTCTCCGAGAAGCTGGAGCTCGACCTCTCCACCGTGGTGCCCTCCATCGCCGGCCCCAAGCGCCCGCAGGACCGCATCGTGCTGGCCGAGGCCGCCGAGCAGTTCAAGAAGGACGTGCGCAACTACGTCTCCGCCGGCGTCACCGGCGGGGAGGCCCGCAAGCCGGGCGTCCCGGCGCAGGAGCAGCCCAAGGGCGTGGCCTCCCCGGTGGACGAGGCGAGCGCCGAGTCCTTCCCGGCCTCCGACGCCCCGGCCTACGGCCACCAGGAGAACGGTTCGGGCGCCCCGCACCACACCGACGGCCCGGCCGAGGACGTGCCCTCCAACCCGGTCACCGTCACCGCCCCCGACGGCACGACCTACGAGCTGGACCACGGCGCCGTCACCGTCGCGGCCATCACCTCCTGCACCAACACCTCCAACCCGTCGGTGATGGTGGCCGCCGCGCTGGTGGCCAAGAAGGCCGTCGAGAGGGGCCTGACCCGCAAGCCGTGGGTCAAGACCACCCTGGCCCCGGGCTCCAAGGTCGTCATGGACTACTACGACCGGGCCGGTCTCACCCCGTACCTGGACAAGATGGGCTTCAACCTCGTCGGCTACGGCTGCACCACCTGCATCGGCAACTCCGGGCCGCTGCCGGACGAGGTCTCCCGGGCCGTCAACGAGGGCGACCTGGCCGTCACCTCGGTGCTCTCCGGCAACCGCAACTTCGAGGGCCGGATCAACCCCGACGTCAAGATGAACTACCTGGCGTCCCCGCCGCTGGTGGTGGCCTACGCCATCGCGGGCTCGATGAAGGTGGACATCACCCGCGAGCCGCTCGGCACGGACAAGGAGGGCAACCCCGTCTTCCTGAAGGACATCTGGCCCTCCGAGCAGGAGGTCGACGACGTCGTCGCCTCCGCCATCGGCGAGGACATGTTCTCCACCTCCTACCAGGACGTCTTCGCCGGCGACGCCCAGTGGCAGGCGCTGCCGGTGCCCACCGGCGACACCTTCGAGTGGGACCCGGAGTCCACCTACGTCCGCAAGCCCCCGTACTTCGAGGGCATGGGCATGGACCCGGAGCCGGTGCAGGACATCTCCGGCGCCCGCGTCCTGGCCAAGCTGGGCGACTCGGTCACCACCGACCACATCTCCCCGGCCGGCGCCATCAAGGCCGACACCCCGGCGGGCCGGTACCTCACCGAGCACGGCGTGGCCCGTCGTGACTTCAACAGCTACGGCTCCCGCCGCGGCAACCACGAGGTCATGATCCGCGGCACCTTCGCCAACATCCGGCTGCGCAACCAGATCGCACCGGGCACCGAGGGCGGCTACACCCGCGACTTCACCGTCGAGGGCGGGCCGGTCTCCTTCATCTACGACGCCTCCCAGAACTACCAGGCCGCCGGCATCCCGCTGGTCGTCCTGGCGGGCAAGGAGTACGGTTCCGGCTCCTCGCGCGACTGGGCGGCGAAGGGCACCGCGCTGCTGGGCGTCAAGGCCGTCATCGCCGAGAGCTACGAGCGCATCCACCGCTCCAACCTGATCGGCATGGGCGTGCTCCCGCTGCAGTTCCCCGAGGGGCAGTCGGCGGAGTCGCTGGGCCTGACGGGTGAGGAGGCCTTCTCCATCAGCGGCATCACCGCGCTCAACGAGGGCGACATCCCGCGCACGGTCAAGGTCACCACGGACACCGGGGTGGAGTTCGACGCCACCGTCCGGATCGACACCCCGGGCGAGGCGGACTACTACCGCAACGGCGGAATCATGCAGTACGTCCTGCGGTCCCTGATCCGCAAGTGA
- the ngcE gene encoding N-acetylglucosamine/diacetylchitobiose ABC transporter substrate-binding protein, translating to MGSTDVNRRDLIKRAAAAGLVAAPAMGVLSACASGGGAGQEKVEKAEKTDRNPLGVNKSAPLEVVIFNGGYGEQYALDAEKVYERDYGRVKHSATQKIRTKMQPRMVKGNPPDVINNSGGENMDIASLIEDDQVADLGPLLDAPSLDDPTRKVRDTLMPGTIEKGRFGGEEMYQLNYSYTVYGTWYSKTALERLDVEYPKTWDEMLAVCAKAKKQGLAGWTYAGKYPYYLTFAMYPFIAKIGGREVIRAIDNLEPDAWRHESVKKAFEAYHELQAKGYVLKGTPGIDHIQSQTQWNKGRALFIPNGSWVENEAKETTPADFEMAVAPPTGLDSSDAMPFGTIWAEASEPFMVPAKARNVPGGMEFLRIMLGKESAQNFTRLVSALSCVKGATEGLELRPGLASAMKVLEEAGDNVVTPRIHDWYLQLHKERIGGAMAAMMAGDITPNEAVERCQRATDETREDDSIRKYKHT from the coding sequence ATGGGATCCACCGACGTCAACCGTCGTGATCTGATCAAGAGGGCCGCCGCGGCGGGTCTGGTGGCAGCTCCCGCCATGGGCGTGCTCTCCGCCTGCGCCAGCGGCGGTGGAGCGGGCCAGGAGAAGGTGGAGAAGGCCGAGAAGACGGACCGGAACCCGCTCGGAGTCAACAAGAGCGCGCCGCTGGAAGTCGTGATCTTCAACGGCGGCTACGGCGAGCAGTACGCCCTGGACGCCGAGAAGGTCTACGAGCGCGACTACGGCCGGGTCAAGCACTCCGCGACCCAGAAGATCCGCACCAAGATGCAGCCGCGGATGGTCAAGGGCAACCCCCCGGACGTCATCAACAACTCCGGCGGCGAGAACATGGACATCGCCTCGCTGATAGAGGACGATCAGGTCGCCGACCTCGGACCGCTGCTGGACGCTCCGTCCCTCGACGACCCCACCCGGAAGGTCCGGGACACCCTCATGCCGGGCACGATCGAGAAGGGCCGGTTCGGCGGCGAGGAGATGTACCAGCTGAACTACTCCTACACCGTCTACGGCACCTGGTACTCCAAGACGGCGCTGGAGAGGCTGGACGTCGAGTACCCGAAGACCTGGGACGAGATGCTCGCGGTCTGCGCCAAGGCCAAGAAGCAGGGCCTCGCGGGGTGGACCTACGCCGGCAAGTACCCGTACTACCTGACCTTCGCGATGTACCCGTTCATCGCCAAGATCGGCGGACGCGAGGTCATCAGGGCGATCGACAACCTGGAACCGGACGCCTGGCGACACGAGTCGGTCAAGAAGGCCTTCGAGGCCTACCACGAGCTCCAGGCCAAGGGCTACGTCCTCAAGGGGACTCCGGGGATCGACCACATCCAGTCGCAGACCCAGTGGAACAAGGGCAGGGCGCTGTTCATCCCCAACGGCTCCTGGGTGGAGAACGAGGCCAAGGAGACCACGCCCGCGGACTTCGAGATGGCCGTGGCGCCGCCGACCGGCCTGGACTCCTCGGACGCCATGCCCTTCGGCACGATATGGGCCGAGGCCAGCGAGCCCTTCATGGTCCCGGCCAAGGCGAGGAACGTGCCGGGCGGCATGGAGTTCCTGCGGATCATGCTCGGCAAGGAGTCCGCGCAGAACTTCACCCGGTTGGTCTCCGCCCTGTCCTGCGTCAAGGGGGCGACCGAGGGTCTCGAACTCCGGCCCGGGCTCGCCTCGGCCATGAAGGTCCTGGAGGAGGCGGGCGACAACGTGGTCACCCCACGGATCCACGACTGGTACCTCCAGCTCCACAAGGAGAGGATCGGCGGCGCCATGGCGGCGATGATGGCCGGTGACATCACCCCGAACGAGGCCGTCGAACGGTGCCAGCGGGCGACGGACGAGACGCGCGAGGACGACTCCATCAGGAAGTACAAGCACACCTGA